The sequence CAGGAAATCTCACCATCGTTGAATGTCGGCGAGAATGGCGAAATGGCGGCAGTGAAAACTACAGGACGTTTTATATGCAACCGATCGACCGTCCAAGTGCTCAGGCTGAATGGGAGGCCGATGATCTCGACCCGGTGACTGCCAATTCTCCCCTTCCTGGAGATGAGCCTCCGAGTCCTGGATTTCCTTGTTATAGGCGCGCTGCTGAACTACCAAATGATGATCCATTGACCCGTACGCTTGACGCTTTTAGTAAACCCAACTATGTTCCTCCACGGAAACGTGTACGACGGCAATATCATGATGAATATACTTTTGAAGAGAGAACTTCGGATTCTCGAAAAGATTTTCCACTATCGAAAACCAAATTTTGGACGTACAACCACTCCGCGTCGTCATTTGTTGACCTCGTTAATGACCCACGGCCAACAAAAGGATTCTCTGCACAAGCAGATCGATTGCGTCTCCGCATTGGCTCTCGAAAACGTAAGTGTCCTATCGACGAACAGGGCGAAGAAGTCGAACGTGGTTCCTTATACCCCCCAGAATATTTCCACGGCTGTGGTGTGCCTGTTAAATGGTCTGAAGAGCGTTACAAGTCTCGTGGAATCAAGTTCTGGCCACCAGATGACGCCCCAGAGGAGCTTCTCCAGCTCCTCTGTCCGCGCACGGCGTCGGGGCGGATCGAAGCGGCCGCTGATGAAAGGATGATTGTTTACTTAACAAAAGCTTCACAACCGGACGGTCCCAGACAAGTGATTGTACTGATTAATTTCGACCCGACCATCAGATTCAAGGGGCTCAAGCGGCTAAGTCAGCCCTCCTTGACAACCACATCCGATTCCGGAAACACAAACACGCGATCTATCGAGACAGACGCATTCGCTACAGCTTCTGCGTCCTCCCAGCCCAAATCCTCTTCCTTCCCATCTCTTTCCAGAGCAAAATCCTACTCTACATCCAGCCGACCATACTCGCATGACGCGGTTAAAGGCCCCGCATGTCGCGGCAAGAAGTTACGCTACACAGAACCACGGTGGTTTACTATTGAGTCAGCGTCGTATCACAATATGCCTGGATATTGGCTTCGTTGATTAAACCAAGACTGAGGGCGTAGAGCTACAACCCGGGCTGCGTCGGAGACATCATATCACCTGATAACATGAATTAACCCTCTTGATACTACCTCTAAAAGCCATAGAAAGAGATGTCATATGGTGTCGACAAAAATACCCTTTTAGCTCGAGGGCCAGGTTTGGGATGAGGATCAGCTTTACTCTGGCTTGGCCTGAGGCCCGGGCGAAGGGGCGTGAAGCGGAGTGAAGCTGAGTGAGGAAGGGCGAGGTGGGGGGAGAGCTGTAATCCTCATTGGCGAACTAAACACCTCTCCCTTCGTGTTCTCCATAGTTACTGTAAACCTTCTGATTACTCTTGTGCCAAGTTTCATAGGTTTTAGGCTCCAGCTTTCCATGTTTCACAAGTTCATAAGAAGCAAGTTATTGAAAGGAGCTGCAACAGGCCAACAGAGCAGATGGTTTCTGGCAAACTAGTTCTTGATCAGATTCCATGACAGGCCTCTGCCTGGACGCAGCTGCAAATTATGGAACTCAAATACAAATGGGATCATAAATGGCTTTGTTTGAGTAAATCTCAAATGAATGAATCAGTCAAAAGAACTGTTTAAAAGGAACATTTTCACAAGTTTGTCCCAGCGATCCTTCACCACATTCACATTCTCAATGTATGTAATCTGACACATCAGAAGATCGGCTTTCATCTCAGTCTAGGGAAGATGACTTGCAGAGCGTTAATGAATCTGACCTGGAATCTCACCATTTTCGGCGATCCGATCAGTGCAAACATCTATCATCCGGCTTCGGACTCCTGCAAAGGAGGCACATCACATTTTATTCATCATCCCACAAagaccccccccccccccaaaaaggATTCTGCCATCCGAATATTGCTGTTTGTGGAACCACACTGTCCACAGATCGTCCAGTAAAATTTCTCAGCACGGCTTTAGTTCCTCCCTAGGTCTTCCATACACTTGCTGAACTGCGACCTTGTAATCCGGGAGCAAGAAGGGGTCAAACATGAGCAGCACCAACGATGCCTGGAAAGAACTGGATGCAACTCAACCCCCCTTGAGGTATCTTGTCGAGTTGACGCCCACAGCAAATTAGCGATGAGATTAAAGATGGCGTTCCATATCTCATTATCGCTTGCCTTTGAAGGATAAGCCTATCAAGAGGTTGAAAAAAATCACAGCTAAAGTCGCATTATAGGTGTGTAAATAAGCCTGCAAGCTCAAAGGTTATGCCCTTGACGGTGGTCACGTCCTGCTGCACCTTGACTGCCTGCTCTCTATGCAATAACAGCTTTCAATCTTCCTGGCGCACTGATCCGAGATCGCTCAAATTGCCTTTAATTTTGCCTTGAAAGTGGTAGAAAATGTAGAAAAGTCCACTTCCTTAATGTGGTCCATTAGGGAGCTCAAGAAAGGGACAAAAAAATGAACGGCTTCTACGCACTGGAATATTCCCCGCACCAGCATTTGTAGATAAGGCTACCCACGGGCCATCATGAGGTATTGGGAAATGCGACTGTGGCGTAAAGCTTGACAACGTCGTCGTCAGTCGAACCTTTGCAAGGTTCTTCGGAGTTAACTAGGCTGTACAGGAGGGTGCCGAAGGGAAATATGTCGTCCTGGTTGAGTCTTTGTGACCGGGTAGATCCTTCCACTCACTCCGAATTACATTCCGCAGTTCAGAATCCTAGGTTCAGATCTGCTTTCTTCCGTCGTCCTCTACCTGGAACAAACCCGGCCCAGTCAAATACTCTGTCCCCGGCGTAGGAGCTGTACATCAAAAGTTTATTCTCCCTTTCCCCTCAACGGAAGACGCTGAGCCGGGTCTGGCGGGCAAAGAATTCATTTCAAAACTTTCTGGGCTGTGGTCTTGTCGTAGCAAGACATGCTGAGTTCATACAAAGCCTTCGATGTGAATGTAAGTGCGGTGTATTGGTTTGACGGATCACAGGACGCCTGGACCACGCGTACTTGCCCGAGAATGAAGGTCACGACCGTAGGCAAGAGGAATGTCAGCGGTTGCATACTGTGTAAAATGAGGGGGAAATTTAATGCCCGGGTATCTCTGGCTCTGTATACTCAGATTTTGAGGGATCCCAGCGTACTTCATTCATCTGGCAGTATAAGATGGAAGGTATTCCCAATATTTCCGAAGAAGGTAATTCTTGCCATCCATGTGCTGGTCCAACAGTGAGTGATCCCGGATCATGATGGCCCAGTGATCCCGTCGGTGTTGAAAGAGACAGTATGCAAGAGTGCGGCGGTGGTTGTCAGCTACCAGGCCTTGACCGAGCATGAAAAGCAATGGACCACCACATCTgtgaaaaggagagagagggtAAGACACAAACAGCCATGAAATACAAGGAGTCAGGAAGTACATAGGGATAATAAGAGGAAAAGGCGCTAGTTCTCCTACTGTGCTCCAGAGGTGATTGtagcttcttttttcaaGCCATCAATAGTCATTGCCAACCAACCAGTCCAGCTATAGTCAGCTGGCGGGCGGAGGAAGTAAGAAGAACCAGGGGAGTTTGATCCTCGCACATTTCTGTATGGCTCTTTCAAAAGCCGGCGGAGTTGGGAACTCAGCCTTTTCCCCTGTGGTTTCCTTTCAAACAAGTTTGAGGTCTAATGGGTTCTGCAGCTAGTCGAAGAGGAACAGATCTGGCTCCTCTGACCAATACATGTTAAAAAAGCGCACCCATCAAGTTACTGAATTCACTTGGGCCTGATAGGAGCTTGTGCTTGATGCGTTCCACAATAGCTGATGCTTGTTGTTTTTGATGGGACACTGATATGCTAAATCACTCCAAATCAAACTGTTTCAGAGTCACTTGTTTGAGCATCAGCAGTTATGACAATTCATGGCTGGATACAGATGATAGGTGttggagagaaaaaaagccCTTAACTACTCTTCACCCCTCGCGCGAAACCTTGATAAGGGAAGATCACGTGAGGGACGGAGTGCCGATAAAGGGTTTGAGTCATCGCAGCGATTCCCCCTCTTCAAGAGGAGGTTCTGATGGCGACTGCTCGAGACATATTCTCTAGACACTCTGCTTCAGCTCAGTGACACAGAAAGAAGTTATTTTGCTCAATTGCCTACCAATTGCATTCAGAAATGGCTGGGACAACTCTCCACCTCCGTGCGGAGGACAAGATTCTCGAGCACAGGTATGATCGTACTCCTCGTGTCTTTCGGCGAGCATACGATAGGAATCACTGCGTTGGGTTTCTCGATTGAGGCCCACCTAATGCTCCTCCAATTCCAAACCACCCAAGTCTAACAAATCTCGAGCTAGATCCGCACTCACTCCGTCGACTACCCGTGCTCTTATCGACGCCGGCTACAACATCAAGGTCGAGCGGTCACCTACCTCCGCTCTCCGCAAGCGAATTTTTCCGGACGAGGAATTCGAGAAGGCTGGCGCCGAATTGGTTGCCGAAGGAAGCTGGATTAATGCACCCAAGGATTCAATCATCGTGGGTTTGAAGGAGCTTGATGAGACCAAAGATTTCCCATTGGTGCACGACCACGTCACATTCGCGCATTGCTTCAAGAACCAAGGAGGTTGGGAGAAGGCTTTGGGAAGGTGGAGTCGTGGTGGGGGTGTTTTATACGATTTGGAATTTCTGCAGGTTTGAGCTCCTGGTGCCGGGGCCTACGAGGGCTTTCTGGAAAGGCCGCAGGGCTAACGCTCCATATTACAGGATGACTCGGGTCGAAGAGTAGCCGCTTTTGGTTATCATGCTGGCTTTGCCGGTGCTGCGCTTTCATTGAAGACCTGGGCCTGGCAGCTCGAGCACCCGGATGGCACCCCACTTCCAGGTGTCGACGAATTCACCGGCGGGAAGGGTTATTATGTCAATGAGGATGAGATGGTCAATCAGATCCGTGCCGATATTGAAAGGGGAGCTAAGATTGCGGGTCGCAAGCCACGAGTCCTGATTATCGGTGCATTGGGTCGTTGCGGAAGGTGAACCGACCCATTTGGACATCGCTTGAAGTAAAAGCATAGCACTAACACGTCCAATAGAGGAGCCGTCGATGCATGTGTCAAGGCAGGTTGCGAGGATATCCTCCGATGGGATATGGCAGAAACGGCGAAGGGCGGTCCTTTCACCGAAATTGTCGAATCCGACATGTATGTGCTATCAGTGGGAGAATAGACGTGCTGGATTGCTGACGGCGGATAGCTTCATCAACTGCATTTATCTCACTAGCAAGATCCCTTCATTTGTCGATGAGGACAGTCTCAAGAGCCCGAATCGTAAGCTCTCTGTTGTGTGTGACGTGGTATGTACTCCTCCCGCCAATTTTGGGCGCAAGGGCGCTAACCCAGCGGATTTATAGAGCTGTGATACCACTAATCCCAACAATCCTATTGTAAGTCCTGATTATCTGTGTAACTCATACAGGCCTTGAGCTAACTGTTTGCTTTCTAGCCCATTTACAACGTAAACACTGTATGTACATCTACTTTCATTTATTCCTAAACTCCAGCTGATCGACTTGCCCAACAGACCTTCGATAAACCTACCCTCCAGCTTAATTACACCAATCCTCCTCTCAGCGTGATATGTAAGTGTGGCTTGTGCTCAACCTTATGCTATTTGCGTTACTTTTCTCCTGCAAAACGGAGACGCAAGAGGCTAAATCCGGATTTTCAACAGCAATCGACCACCTTCCAAGCCTTCTCCCAGCCGAGTCATCCGAGGCCTTCTCCACAGATCTCCTACCGTCCATGCTCGAGATCAAGAACCGGACCTCCCACCCCGTCTGGCAACGGGCGGAGAAGCTATACAGAGAGAAGGTGCAAACATTACCCGCCGAGTTGCAAAAGGTAGAAGTTTAGATCGTTGCTTCTTTTTGGTATATTTGATACAAAAGGAGAATACATGGATTGCATAGATGGCACCTGTTGGGTATTTCGGGGTATAAAATTAAAGATGACATAATAGATGGCGGAAAACGATAGGAGATTCCATGGGTATAGGCCTATGCTGGTATCAGTTTAAAAGTTCGAAACTTCTTCAATCCAAAGGGCCAGGAGATCGACTTTGTATGGTGACCTCTTTCGTAGTTCCACTCGCTTCTCTATCGGTCGACGCTCCAACTCCGAGCGGTGAAAGTCAATGATTAGGGCCCGTTGTAGCTCATCATTCCACAAAACGTTTCCATGACGAAAGTCCTTATGTATAACTCCCGAAGCTCGAATATCTCTGTTAGACCTCCTGATCTTGCGAGTCAACGCCTCGGAGTGCTCGTGCTTAGTTGTATCCTTACCACCCCAGGCCATGAGCAGCATGTGGCGTATCTGTCCGCCCCGATGTAGAAAGTAGACCATTCTCAGATCGACCGCTCCAAGAAACACAGGGACTGCAGACCCCTGAGCCTTTTGGAGGATGCGGTATACATCTGCTTCGCGAGAGACCTCATTCCAGAGGAGGGACGTCGTCCCCTTTCCAACCACTGTATAGCCATATGTAGCGCAGGTGATTTTGAACGGTGCTCCAAATGCACCACAGTCTCCAAATGGTGTGCATTTGTGATCAAGATTTTCATCCAGCTGTTCCTTGAGCAGCTGTACCAGGCAATCTGCAGTAATAAGATGATGCTTGCCCTCTCGGCCTCGTCGGTGAAGCTCCACATTAGGGCACTGGCCATCTAGCATGCGGCTATGTTTAAGGCCGAGTAGACACTTTTGTGTGCAAAATTGCTCTGCATGGTGGTTCTGTTGCTTACGGTGGGTGCGTCTTGACCGTGGCGGTTGCTGTATGGACGGGGATGATGTGATCTGCCTGAGGTTCCGCTTGCGTCTGGGTGGTGCTTGGTTCAAGTCGGTGTCCGATGAATCAGTGGGTTCTGAGTCGTATGCGGTTGCCTCAGGTGCACAGCCTGCTGGGACCGCGTACGAGCTCGCCGGTCTCCCGTTGCTGGAGACGTCAAAGGGGAAGATGGAAAATATTCTGAGCCTGGGAGGGGTTTCCTTAAGCTCCTCCTCCGGGATTTGAGCTCTAGTCGAAATCTATTTCCCACACGTGCAGCTGCTGAATTGCATCGTTGCGCACTGAATATCCCGAGGACGCAAAGGAGAACTCATTAGACATAGGCACAAAACCTGAACGATAGCTGTCTTCGGCTCCTGCAAAGCCTGCTCATCTCCAGTATTGACTTCCATATTGGGTTCGCAGAGATAGAAGTAAAGCGTCGCGGGATCATCATGGCGCACATGAAGAAGGATAAGGGCGAAACCATTTATTATATAGGAATACTCGAGGCCTTCATGGATCATCACATGATATTCTTGGGCCAAATCTGCTCCAGTTAACTGTTCAGCATATATTTCAATTTCTGAGCGGGGTCAGTTGGAACTGTTTCCCTTTGAACGACCTCCTCCCAGAATTCCATTGGGCGGAGCCCTACCCGAATATATTCCACTGGGAGCTTGTGGGGAGGCTTAAACTCCCCTGTGGTGATCAGAGTGTTAGTGCTATCATCCAGGCGACGGACGCAGAACTGATCGGGACTGGGCTGGCGAAGCGTCCCATGCGTTGCACCTGATATATCTGAATCAAGCTTATCCAAGGTATTGGCGTGATTTTCGAACTGAATCCCATCTCCCAGCGAGAATTCGCTTCGAGCATTTGGGATTTCACACAGCTCCGCAATCACATCATGCACATGGTCTTCCACGCCGAATCGCTCGTAACTTTCGAGGTCCTTTTCGCTGGCTAGTAGCCGGCGATGAAACAAACGCCCAAGGCCCTCCAATACAATAATAGGTGAAAATATCCGCGGTGCATCTGCCTCAGATGCGCGGAAGTAATTGCGAACGGTATCCTACACTTCTTGCTGCCTTGCTAGACAGTCCGTCCAAAGACGAAGCCGTGTAGGGCAAAGTTTCCCCGAGGGCTTTGTCAACGAACCCTTTGTAGAGCGGGGTGCCTGTGCAACCCTTAATGATCAATACAATGAATCATGACAGGTTCGAAGATATTCGTCAAAGGTCGTAAGGCGCGTGCGCTCGATTTCTCTGAAGAAAAGAGCTTTGTAGTCTGGTGAATTGTTTCCTGCCATCTGGGGCCGTTTGCTGTTTAATTTTCAACCAGGACTATCAACTGCTACAAAAAACGCAGCTCTTGGGGGATGTTATACGGTGGTTGGCCTCTCACAACCAGCCTGTGGCGTTGTAGGTCTTTGGCAGCAGTTTGAGAGCAGCTGCTGGACAGCAGGTATACAGCCAGCATCAGTGTCCGACCAGAGAGATCTCCTTGATATACAGTATATCATCAGCATCCTAATAGTAGTTGCTAATGTGCAGATTCAGATTCAAAAAGAAATGTGGTCAAGAATTGCTGAAGAAATGCAGATACCTTGGAGGGCTGCAGCGCCAATGCATTGGCAAATGAGGAAGAGTGAAACGGCACACTGAGCAGAGGTGAGACTATTCTCTTTTATCACCTCCCACCACAACCACAGGCAACATTTTACCAGAGAAACAAGTCTACTGTAGTATAGGCCAGCTGACCACTGGCATTCCAGCAGATTCATCACCTCCCAATCATCTAAAAATATGGGCCAAAGCAAGACGACCTGGCGGTGGTCGCAATCTGTAGCAACAGAAAACGGGATCAAGGGGCGTAGATCTGGGCTCGAGTTTTACATCCCTTTCGGAAGAGCACAATGCTCCGCTCCTCGGATCCCAAAGCTTTAATGGCAAGAGAAATATTACAGAATCAAAAAAGGGAAACAAATTTAactatatacatacatacacacatGCACCGCCCTTATCACATCGTGAGAATCATTTAACCTGTCACATTTATAGGTACGCTAACCCGAGTCATTCGCCTGGCGGCTTGAGCAAGTGACACGACAGTGTACTGAAAAAGATGCTTTCTTAAAACTGCATCTGCTCTCTGATTTCCGGGGAGTTCAAGAACATGCACCGCTCGCGAAGTTTCTGTGCGCGGATAGCTGGCTTTGCCCGACGGCCATCCCACGGCGATAAACCTGCCGACGGGCCTCCAGCCACATAAATACTCGTGTTGTTACCTCTCGCGAATGCTTTTTCCCATCCTTTCAAAGTCTCCTTTCCCCGAACGGACGGACGGCCGACACTGGCGAAGGATGACCAAGACCGTGAAGCTTCGATCGCAAGACGGCGGTCAGAGTCGACAGGGTCGAAAGGGTATCCGGGAATGTCATAGTGAGAAATGTTGCCAAATACGTATGCGAACTCAGATGTGTGGATCGCACCGAGGCCGGGGCTGCCTATCGCAGCCAGGATTGGGGCGACAAGAGTCTGGTTGAAGTCATACAAGTAAACGTCGATATCTTTCCGCGCCAAATTCTCTCCATACCAGATCGGCATGCATGTCATGATGATATCTCTGAACATTCTGGCCGAACGGTAGAACTGCGCAGTGCGGTTAGCCGTTGGATCGTCAGAGAAATCGGAGCTCGGATAAAGCTCAAGTAATGACTTGACCGAGACATCCGTCATCGCAGGGAGATAGCTGGAGATAAAGTTGAATGTATCCTCTTCCGTATAAATTTCCTGGGGTGTGTAATACGTGACATCTTCCTCGGTCCATCCAATCATTGTCCTCACTTTCGCGAAGCGACCTTCGGAAACGAGAGTTGACGGTGCATCTGGTAGAAAATCACCGTCTACCGTCGGCAGCCAGGAGTCTCCAATATTGTTGGAGATGTCGGCCACGTGGACCTCGATAGACTTATTCAATAGAGGCTCCGTGTCAAAGTCACGCAGACAAGCAATGGTTTCTGGGGAGTGCAGATCGGTGGTATTGCAGCCAGTGGCGCCGGCGACCAGCTTCATTTCATTGATAGTGAAGTCACCGGTAATTCCGGGTTCGAGAGCCTGGCTCTGACAAATGCCCTGTTGGAACGGTACCGGCTTTGTGCCACCATATGCCATGGTGTGGAGGCCAACCGCAAGACCTAAGTCGATGTCAGCAACCGcagaaaaaggaagaaaatgaaaCATCGCCAGGTTTGTACCTCCGGAAGATTGGCCGAATATCGTAACTTTCGATGGATCCCCTCCAAAAACTTCGATGTTGTCGCGAACCCACTCGAAAGCCAGTCGCTGGTCCCTTAGACCGGCGTTGGTCGACTTTTCCTCTCTAAGAGCATCTGAGATGGCGAAGCCGAACACTGTTGTATATATATTAGCATCACACCGTTTTTGCTGAAGTCATGCTGTTCTGATAAACGTACATCCCAAGCGGTAATTGATCGAGACATGAATGATGGGCATCTCATTTTTCATAGACTCCAGAATCATTCCATCCGGTTCGTAGGAGAGGTCGGCATTTGAGCCAGTCCAGAAACTACCTGATAGGCAAGTTAGTCAACATTCCCACCCAACCAACTCGGCATAAAACTGCTTGCCTCCGTGGATGTAGATCATAACGGGTAATTTGGAGTCGGAGGACAAGCCCGGGGGTCGAACAATATTCAAATTAAGGCAGTCTTCAGAGATATCGAAGATATTTGACAACGTCAAGGGAAAGTTTGGATTGCCGGTCTGCTGGGGACAGGCGGGCCCGAATGCTTTGGCCATGATCGTCGATCCTTCCTCGGGCACATATGGCCGAGGGGGCTTGAACCTGTGCTCGCCGCTCGTGTCCTGGCCATATGGGATGTTCAGAAAGACATCGAGACCATTCCTCGATATCCCTTCGTAAGTGACCTGGGTCTCAGGATCCGTCACGCGCGGGCTGGCCGCCGCGTTGGCCGCCACGGTCAACGCCAGGAGTAGAGCGGACTTCATAGTGCCGCAGAAACAAAACAATTGAAAAACGTACGTTCGGAAGAAATGGGCTCTATGAGAGACCAcattcatatatatatatcgaGCACTCGGTACTCTGGGCCTTGGTTAATTTATCATTGCATGAACCTGTCCGTGTTACATCGCCTCCGCGGGGAGTCCTCTGGGAAGTTCTGCATGGGTTCCACTGTCGGGAGAAAGGATTGGCGGCCAACCCAACTCCCGTCCCCTGGGGCTGAAAGTGCACGCCATACTCAATGGAGCAGGTCAACAGTTCAGCGTGGATATTCATTGGTGCGGCATGGGGTTTCTGGAAAACAGGACAGCCGACAGGGCCCAAGGATGCAGCTGCAGGGCAAGCGAGGGAAAATCCCCAGCCGCTGACAACTGGCGATTTGCGACGCATTCTCCCCCCAACACCCCGGTCAGCCAAACGGTCCTTGACGGTTAGTTACTTAGGCTTCACTTGCGGCATCAAACCCCAGAAGGAAGGAGAATGGGATAAGACGGAAATGGAGATAGAGACGACATGAGCGCAAAGTTGAGTTGCTCAGTGGGATCCGGAGTAGTCAACTCGTTGACTCGGTGTTAAAGTGGGGTGACAAAAGCGGTCAAGATTTCGCGCGGGACACATTTGAGCGCAACAAACGGTAGTTAGTTAACTGCCATGCACATCGAATATCTATCGAATCCACTGGTAGTTGGCGCTGGGCCTGGAAGACGAGGAAAATTGAAGTTGCAAGATGCCGCTCGGGAGGGTTGTTTCGAAGACATTCCAATACATTTTCGTCAAGGGTTCACAATTATAGCGCCAGGGGGTCAATTAGACGACCAAGATCATATGCGAAGTTAAATAATTCCCGGaatcccaaaaaaaagaaaagggttCAAATCGCATCAACTCCTACCCTCTCATTTTCAGCGCTACGGGGCAGGGAATTCTATGAGGCCCTCCATTCCCCATGTCGACATCATGGGAGAAGCCTCGCATGTTTCTTTCTACTCAGCGTCCGATTTTCTCCTTTGTGGGCGGTTACCGCTGCCAACTATTTCAATACGTAGTAGTTACCCTACAGTACGGAAGGAAAGCTCAGTGGTTCAAGAGAATGTAAAACAGCGTCCTTTGGATATAGCGCCAAAACATATACCTATCCTTATTGATATGGCATTGATAAAATAGAAGCTATGTAGTCGCATGTAAATGTAGTCGGATCCCCAAGATATGTGATAATTGTCAACGGATAAATTTAACATCCTCAATTGTTGAGTCTAACATAATTTCCTAACGCAATAGTTAGCCTTTACCTGTCACACAAATGCACTCAACGGGCGGGTAAACGATGTTAAGCCATACCAGGAAATTGTCCAACCTTTCCGTTTATTCTTCCCGTCCACCACTCATTCTCGTTATTCGTCCTTGACACAATTTCAATGACATCTCCTGTGATGAAACTCAAGTCTCCCACTGCCTGTGCTTCATAGTCATACAGCGCCGTAACAGTCTCGACTTGCGCGGCCGCGAATTTAGCTGGCTTGGGccttggtggtggtggagcagGCTTCGCTTTCGCCGCAGCAGCAAGGGTGCCGTTCCCAAAGGTACCCGAAGCGGAGCTTCCGATTAGGGGGGATGTAGTATGCGCAGAGtatggaggaggaggatttTCTGATCCGCTCGCGGTTCGTCGGGAAGGGTATGTTTTTGACTCCGCAGCTAGCTTATCCTTTCCGCCGCCGGGTGTGAATTTTGAGCCCGGCCGTCGGCCGCCTGTGGCCTTGAAATGGACTATTGATAACTGCTCAGTACGCTCTTTGACGTCCCCCCGTTTCCTCTCGTATGCCTCCTCCACATCCGACGTGAGGTCGAAGTAACCAATGTTCAACCCTTGCATCTTCTCATGAAGTGTGTAAAAGACATTGAGCTGCATATAATAAAATGACTGGAAAAGGGGCTTGATAAACTCCGCCTCCAACGCAAATAGCTTCGGTAGCTCGTCTTTCAAGAGGTCGTTGTAATAATTGAATTCTTGCGTCGCCTGCTCGACATCATTCTCTGCCCTATAGAGCGCCTTTTCATCTTTTAGCGATTTATCCTTCTTGTCCTGGAGCTTTTTTAATGAGGCGCGATGACGGTCATAATCCAGCTGTTTATGCTGTCGCTTCACGGCAACCTTCCGAATAACTTTGATGATCTCCAGCAGCTGGTCGGCGGGACTGATGATTCGAGATTCGATCAACTCGAGCTCGGGTTGCAACGTTGTCAATAGCTCCCTCACGATGGACTCGTATTC is a genomic window of Coccidioides posadasii str. Silveira chromosome 3, complete sequence containing:
- the LYS1_1 gene encoding Saccharopine dehydrogenase (EggNog:ENOG410PG8G~COG:E~BUSCO:9074at33183) gives rise to the protein MAGTTLHLRAEDKILEHRSALTPSTTRALIDAGYNIKVERSPTSALRKRIFPDEEFEKAGAELVAEGSWINAPKDSIIVGLKELDETKDFPLVHDHVTFAHCFKNQGGWEKALGRWSRGGGVLYDLEFLQDDSGRRVAAFGYHAGFAGAALSLKTWAWQLEHPDGTPLPGVDEFTGGKGYYVNEDEMVNQIRADIERGAKIAGRKPRVLIIGALGRCGRGAVDACVKAGCEDILRWDMAETAKGGPFTEIVESDIFINCIYLTSKIPSFVDEDSLKSPNRKLSVVCDVSCDTTNPNNPIPIYNVNTTFDKPTLQLNYTNPPLSVISIDHLPSLLPAESSEAFSTDLLPSMLEIKNRTSHPVWQRAEKLYREKVQTLPAELQKVEV
- a CDS encoding uncharacterized protein (CAZy:CE10~SECRETED:SignalP(1-17)~EggNog:ENOG410PHEY~COG:T~MEROPS:MER0033188) produces the protein MKSALLLALTVAANAAASPRVTDPETQVTYEGISRNGLDVFLNIPYGQDTSGEHRFKPPRPYVPEEGSTIMAKAFGPACPQQTGNPNFPLTLSNIFDISEDCLNLNIVRPPGLSSDSKLPVMIYIHGGKQFYADFWTGSNADLSYEPDGMILESMKNEMPIIHVSINYRLGLFGFAISDALREEKSTNAGLRDQRLAFEWVRDNIEVFGGDPSKVTIFGQSSGGLAVGLHTMAYGGTKPVPFQQGICQSQALEPGITGDFTINEMKLVAGATGCNTTDLHSPETIACLRDFDTEPLLNKSIEVHVADISNNIGDSWLPTVDGDFLPDAPSTLVSEGRFAKVRTMIGWTEEDVTYYTPQEIYTEEDTFNFISSYLPAMTDVSVKSLLELYPSSDFSDDPTANRTAQFYRSARMFRDIIMTCMPIWYGENLARKDIDVYLYDFNQTLVAPILAAIGSPGLGAIHTSEFAYVFGNISHYDIPGYPFDPVDSDRRLAIEASRSWSSFASVGRPSVRGKETLKGWEKAFARGNNTSIYVAGGPSAGLSPWDGRRAKPAIRAQKLRERCMFLNSPEIREQMQF
- a CDS encoding uncharacterized protein (EggNog:ENOG410ZAXE~COG:S); amino-acid sequence: MIHEGLEYSYIINGFALILLHVRHDDPATLYFYLCEPNMEVNTGDEQALQEPKTAIVQVFNGRPASSYAVPAGCAPEATAYDSEPTDSSDTDLNQAPPRRKRNLRQITSSPSIQQPPRSRRTHRKQQNHHAEQFCTQKCLLGLKHSRMLDGQCPNVELHRRGREGKHHLITADCLVQLLKEQLDENLDHKCTPFGDCGAFGAPFKITCATYGYTVVGKGTTSLLWNEVSREADVYRILQKAQGSAVPVFLGAVDLRMVYFLHRGGQIRHMLLMAWGGKDTTKHEHSEALTRKIRRSNRDIRASGVIHKDFRHGNVLWNDELQRALIIDFHRSELERRPIEKRVELRKRSPYKVDLLALWIEEVSNF
- a CDS encoding uncharacterized protein (EggNog:ENOG410PP0Y~COG:S~BUSCO:3025at33183) encodes the protein MTQKFDSIPFDIWHEIASYLGPDDYVNLSLVNREMYELLKDDMTARKSAQKFMFHSAECRLAASGQISYCQAIRRAFDVREAVANAQPYSASVVAYAESFQFKQGVLCYKYRDTLRVLNVRDADDTEQVIDVRVAFFEVVLRRKPHDSGERTQITLLHYSDGIASCLCKWAGLAWLVAFDVRPTFSEVGTSRVRTMRQLYSTDELFVRNNASYLYYGTHSGEVQNNHFDYREWLIHGVYLPEDRNLTKRPLQLENVVGSEVGSTICFEIRDDYLYVVSNQTSHEEEEVDWTSFYVCVRIPLSQPTQPIWRRCWRRQHQEGPLNDSWTDLSLKTDEETGNLTIVECRREWRNGGSENYRTFYMQPIDRPSAQAEWEADDLDPVTANSPLPGDEPPSPGFPCYRRAAELPNDDPLTRTLDAFSKPNYVPPRKRVRRQYHDEYTFEERTSDSRKDFPLSKTKFWTYNHSASSFVDLVNDPRPTKGFSAQADRLRLRIGSRKRKCPIDEQGEEVERGSLYPPEYFHGCGVPVKWSEERYKSRGIKFWPPDDAPEELLQLLCPRTASGRIEAAADERMIVYLTKASQPDGPRQVIVLINFDPTIRFKGLKRLSQPSLTTTSDSGNTNTRSIETDAFATASASSQPKSSSFPSLSRAKSYSTSSRPYSHDAVKGPACRGKKLRYTEPRWFTIESASYHNMPGYWLR
- a CDS encoding uncharacterized protein (SECRETED:SignalP(1-21)~EggNog:ENOG410PHEY~COG:T), whose product is MRRKSPVVSGWGFSLACPAAASLGPVGCPVFQKPHAAPMNIHAELLTCSIEYGVHFQPQGTGVGLAANPFSRQWNPCRTSQRTPRGGDVTRTGSCNDKLTKAQSTECSIYIYECGLS